One genomic region from Trueperaceae bacterium encodes:
- the ndk gene encoding nucleoside-diphosphate kinase: protein MAVERTFAMVKPDGVRRRLVGNVVSRIEAKGYAIVGLKQLTISRELAERHYGEHKGKPFFEGLVSFITSGPVVAMVLEGENAIAGWRGMMGPTNPKDAPCGTVRGDFATTIDENVAHGSDAPATAEREIGIFFPELQG from the coding sequence ATGGCAGTCGAACGCACTTTCGCAATGGTCAAGCCCGACGGCGTCCGCCGCCGGCTCGTCGGCAACGTCGTCTCTCGCATCGAGGCCAAAGGCTACGCCATCGTCGGCCTCAAGCAGCTCACCATCAGCCGCGAGCTGGCCGAGCGCCATTACGGCGAGCACAAGGGCAAGCCGTTCTTCGAAGGGCTCGTCTCGTTCATCACGTCCGGCCCCGTGGTGGCCATGGTGCTGGAGGGCGAGAACGCCATCGCCGGTTGGCGCGGCATGATGGGCCCGACGAACCCCAAGGACGCCCCGTGCGGCACCGTGCGCGGCGACTTCGCCACGACCATCGACGAGAACGTGGCCCACGGCTCCGATGCGCCGGCCACGGCCGAGCGAGAGATAGGCATCTTCTTCCCGGAACTGCAGGGCTGA